AAGTAAACTTCATTAAAGtactgaacagaaaaaaatatgcacTCCACTTTAGAGTGAGAGACCATTCACGTCTGCTTCTCCATCTAGAGGGGCTTCTATTGCTAAAGCCAACCTTGGCAAATGGCTCTTCTGTATCTTCAAATAACGAGCAGCAccataaataaaactttgaaaaacAGGTAAACATTCactactgggaaaaaaaaacagcaatgtgCCAGGATAGGGCAgcctgtagaaaaaaaaaaggcgggGGGGGGCTTTCATTCTCCTCAGACACAAATTCATAAGTACAGTACAAGCAACATGTAGGTAAGAAGTGGACCTCTGACTGTTAACACACAGCGTATGGTCACCACCACGAGCAGTGGGCCAGACAGCCTGATCTATTGACCCACTCTCCTGTTATCTTGCAGTCAATGGGACGGAGGGTTGTAGGGCTGTGCTCAGTTCGACGTCTCTCTCGGGCTTAGACAGTGATGAAGTCTCCTTGGTCGCCGTCGGCAGTCTCGGGCTCCACGCAGCGCCCGCGTCTCCGCGTCACCCTCCGCTTGCGGTGGAACTTGGCGAAGCAGCGAAGACCTTCGCAAGAGAACGACAGCATTTCACGTCGCGTTCGATTTCAACCCGAGACCGAGCCGCGGACGCGCGGGCTTCGCGGCCAGGTTCGAGTCGTGCGAGTTTACGGCCAAACAGAAAAAGCCGCCAAGAGCCCCACAACAGGCTTATCTCCTTCTGGAGGAGGAAATAACAATGCCCACAATTCTTTAGCTCGCGGTACTGGGGGACAGGAATATGCCCGGTCCTCCTCAACAAGAACAAAAGGGAACTGTTATAGGAAGTAGATGCACGGGTGCTGTTACTGCAATGATGCCATTAACAGCGTCACACCCACCCTCttcacacatgcagtcatcGTAGCATTTGTTGTTCAGTCCGCGGTTGTGGGCCTCACACTCGTGCTGCCTGAGGTCACAGCAGGAGCCTATAAAGGTGTGGCAGAGGGAAAGGAAGCTTCAGAGATCGGCCGGCCGCAGGTTTCGGTCCAATCATGCCGGAAGGCCGCTGGCCGGTTTGTGCCGGTACTGACCAGAGAGGCAGTCGAGGTGATGGTCACACGGTTCGATGACATCAGCGCCGACTGTCCTGTTGCCACTGCTCAAGTTCTTGCTGCGTCGCTTGTCTGCTccaatcaaataaacaaacaaataaacaatatgcaaaatacaaacagtaataaaaacaatatggGAGTCCTGCTATATAGAAACGCTTTACAATGGTACCCAGTTTGATTCCTGTTACAGCTGGAACTGCATCCTCAGGTTCCCAAATCAATAGTGGATATTATAAAAGACGAATGTCTGCTTTCCTATTGCTGAGAACTGAAATTGCTTGtgttaattaaacatttgtattgATTTCTCCTGTGGGCTTGGAAAGGCAGGGGTGTACCCTTTTTCTTGGTGGATGGCCAGTTCTCCACAGGCCTCATATCTTCGTAGTCTGTCCAGTCAAACATAGCCATGTCCAATGTAGGCGACACCTCACCCTGACCTCGTCCATGGCCTGCCTTCtgggtgcacatgcacacacgtacacgtacacgtacacacacacacacacacacacacacacacacacatctctgtatAATACAAATCAGGTGGTTTCCACTTCATTATACAAGACCAGGCAATCATATGGGATCGAGCACTTATCGAAGTGTTAATTGAACACATGACTTAGTTCCTGAGAGCTGATATTGGATTTGTTATAGAGTTGTGAAAGCATGCCTTCATTCTAAAGTGTCAGAAACGCTGCAGTTCCTACTTCACGGTTGGCACCCAGCAGAGAGAACTGGGCCCACTGTTGCTAAGTGTCATTCATGCTCTTGGTGTGCGTTCTACAACTCGTTCTATCCTTGCGTCATATCACCTGAGGCTCTGTCAGCTCTGTCATTTTTTTGGATGTTTACGTTCCCCACACTCACCCGTACTCAGTTCTGTgaagtctgcatgtgtgtgtgtgtgtttactaacACTAATGACAATTACACAGATTGGACTGAAAATGGCTTTAGAAGTAAGCCACTTTCAAACATTAATAGTACAAAATTAAGTATTCCCACAGTGAAAAGTAAATTAATACATGTATTTCTACAAGTTAAGACAGCAAAGTTAGCCTATAAACCCAGCAGACAAACCTTTGCTTATGTCTCATTTAAGACAGTtgtgattttgtatttttttttccactgaaaaaACCTGAAATGATTCACTTCGAGATTCTCCGTTTCCCCTGCAGCTTACACTCATCATCGGCCCTCTGTGACGTCCCTCAGAGCCAGCTGCAGTTGTGGGCAGTGAGATTCATTACAAAACGAACTGCGGTTCACCAGGCTCTTAATCTGAGTGCTGGCACTGACCGAAGCTTAATTAAGAGGAGCTCGGGTGAATTCACGGCACTGATGCCAGATCCGTGCAAGCACACGACGTCTACCGGGAGCACAAGTCTGACAGTTCTCTCACGCCAGGGGAGAGGGCATGCTTTTGTTACCCAACAGGCTGTGCACCAAGTCACCACGCACACCCGCCCATTCAGCCAGCACTGCTaaagacacgcacgcacagccgCACCCAGCCgtccactcaaacacagtgtTTGGTGCGGCGTGTGCGCGTCTGCCTGTGCTCACAAGCTCACTGCACAGCCAAACAGGATCCTCATTCTGAATACACGAACGGCAACGACGGGACTCCAAAAACAACACGGTCGGTAGTctgtgtacaaaaaaaaaagggagggggGGCGTGTTTGAGAAAGAGCCagcaaaagaggaagaggagaacagatggaggtggggggtggtggtaaAACAACACCTCCCTCCTGCCCTGCTGACACAGTGCACCTCCcctgtacatacatacacacatacacacacacaaccttacacacacacaagcgcccCCACCCCCTACCCTACCCAGCATTCACTGGGGGAGCGGGGTAATTTGGCTCATGTAATAAGAAGCGAGAGATCCTCCCACAGGCCCACTCCATACGCACCATATACTGTCATACAGAAACAAGGATTGGACCAAATAAACCTGTCACATCTAGTCCCATGTGTGTAGTGCACCTGCAGTGAAGGAACAGCAGGAGGATCTATACGTGAGGTGTGAGCTGTGCGTCTGTACCACACACTCCAGTGGACAACAGCATCCGCCTTCTCACAACACATATATCACGCAACGAactgtaaataaactaaaaatcattaagaaaaaaaacaaaccctaaaTTAAAAAacgtgaactttttttttttttttttacacgagAGTATGGAGACGAGGGAATGCTATAAAATCATGGCTTTAAAAAGTCAATGAAACCAGGCAAACTGCCAAATTTGCCCAATTCTGTTCGTCAGACAAATGCACTGTTCTGTCCCACCCTCTGTTCTACAATAACACCACCATTCTGAGACTCGCGTCATGTGGAAAGCACAGATCTCAGTGGTGCGTTAAAAACAGGGATACAATCCCTCCACGAGCTCCAAAAAAAGCCCCAAAGTGAAGCTTTTAGAAACACCCGGAGCACAAAAGAGCTCTGTGTTCAAGGACACTTTGAGCTGAGCGGGATACCTGGGGTTTGGTGGCGGCCGGAGGGAGAGTTGGGGGATGCTCGTTGGTCGCTGTGGCAACCGGGATGCGAGAGGTGGGGGAGGGCACTGCGGCGGGTGTGGCTGCGTCATGATTGGGTGAGAGGGTGTAGGGGTTAAAATCCAGCCTGCCCACGCCCTTCATCAGAGATCCTAACCCTGTATTAGGGTCAGGagcggcgagagagagagagagagagagagagagagagagagagagagagagggaaaagtaAAAACACTCATAATAGTAAAAATGCTCATAGCTATTGCCATTGTGAAGAGATCTGCATGCATGATTGAATTTAttcaataaatcaatatatCAGGCCTGGAGCCAATACCTTTTCGCCTGTCAATCCAGCCCTATAACATGTGATCATTAATCCTAATGAATTCGTTAATCAATATATAAGACCCATCTGTACAGGCACCTTTCTCATGCATCTTGTCCCTGCGGCCGTGTCGCCTGTGCTCAAGCTGGTGCCCGTGTCTCTTGCCGTTGCGTGGAAACCCTCCCCCCGGAGGGTACTTGTCCTTCGTGTGCGAGGCGCCCCTGAACCCACTGCGACCTCCCTCCCTCGCCCTCGCGCTCGCGCTCTCCCCGGGACCCATCTCCAGCCGCACGGGGCTCAGGCCATCCAGGCCCGGGGCATCGTCCTCAGGCCGGAGGGGTGGGCGCGAGAGCAGGCCGGCGTGGAGCCTCTGCACCCCAGGCTCCTGCAGGGCGTGGCTGCGGACAGCGGGTTCGTGCCTCAGTCCCCGCCGGGTGTCCGACCGCAGCTTCTCACCGCTTTGTGAGGAAGGGTTGGAGGAAGTGAACAGCAAGGCCAAACACAGGCACCATCCGGGCttcattttcacacagagcGCCTCCTGTTGGTCACATAGATGAACACGGGGAGCCAAATGAGGTGCTAAAAGAGACATGGCAAGTGGGTAGACCTCTACAActtatccagaatgcagcagcacgaccgGTCTTCAATTTTCCGAAGTTCAAACATGTTACCCCACTGATGCCTTCATTgtctcccagtagctgcacgtatcagatttaaaaccttgatgcttgcctacaaagccaaaaatggaccagcttctcatacatgaagtcaatggtcaaagcccgatgcgtacctcgagtacttcgaacctcaagtacggctcggcatGAAATACCGTGTTTCAGGTCttatggacgacaagcatcgagactatgcTCCAacgctccaagatggtggaatgaactcccactt
The Electrophorus electricus isolate fEleEle1 chromosome 20, fEleEle1.pri, whole genome shotgun sequence genome window above contains:
- the draxin gene encoding draxin isoform X3, with amino-acid sequence MEALCVKMKPGWCLCLALLFTSSNPSSQSGEKLRSDTRRGLRHEPAVRSHALQEPGVQRLHAGLLSRPPLRPEDDAPGLDGLSPVRLEMGPGESASARAREGGRSGFRGASHTKDKYPPGGGFPRNGKRHGHQLEHRRHGRRDKMHEKGLGSLMKGVGRLDFNPYTLSPNHDAATPAAVPSPTSRIPVATATNEHPPTLPPAATKPQKAGHGRGQGEVSPTLDMAMFDWTDYEDMRPVENWPSTKKKDKRRSKNLSSGNRTVGADVIEPCDHHLDCLSGSCCDLRQHECEAHNRGLNNKCYDDCMCEEGLRCFAKFHRKRRVTRRRGRCVEPETADGDQGDFITV
- the draxin gene encoding draxin isoform X2; protein product: MNIIPRFILQVTGFFGAGGCASGLLLRASLTSVLADARWGARLQLGPLLPPAVRCDGARIQQPRVFLSVLDPRRRKKTREALCVKMKPGWCLCLALLFTSSNPSSQSGEKLRSDTRRGLRHEPAVRSHALQEPGVQRLHAGLLSRPPLRPEDDAPGLDGLSPVRLEMGPGESASARAREGGRSGFRGASHTKDKYPPGGGFPRNGKRHGHQLEHRRHGRRDKMHEKGLGSLMKGVGRLDFNPYTLSPNHDAATPAAVPSPTSRIPVATATNEHPPTLPPAATKPQAGHGRGQGEVSPTLDMAMFDWTDYEDMRPVENWPSTKKKDKRRSKNLSSGNRTVGADVIEPCDHHLDCLSGSCCDLRQHECEAHNRGLNNKCYDDCMCEEGLRCFAKFHRKRRVTRRRGRCVEPETADGDQGDFITV
- the draxin gene encoding draxin isoform X1, whose protein sequence is MNIIPRFILQVTGFFGAGGCASGLLLRASLTSVLADARWGARLQLGPLLPPAVRCDGARIQQPRVFLSVLDPRRRKKTREALCVKMKPGWCLCLALLFTSSNPSSQSGEKLRSDTRRGLRHEPAVRSHALQEPGVQRLHAGLLSRPPLRPEDDAPGLDGLSPVRLEMGPGESASARAREGGRSGFRGASHTKDKYPPGGGFPRNGKRHGHQLEHRRHGRRDKMHEKGLGSLMKGVGRLDFNPYTLSPNHDAATPAAVPSPTSRIPVATATNEHPPTLPPAATKPQKAGHGRGQGEVSPTLDMAMFDWTDYEDMRPVENWPSTKKKDKRRSKNLSSGNRTVGADVIEPCDHHLDCLSGSCCDLRQHECEAHNRGLNNKCYDDCMCEEGLRCFAKFHRKRRVTRRRGRCVEPETADGDQGDFITV